TGATGTTCGAGCGGATCAACGCGCGGTGGAAGTTGCGGATGCGAGTGTAGAAGCCCTCGCTGTCCATCATCTTCTGGATGTCCTCCTGCGTGACGGCGCCCTTCGCCTGCACGGCCTTGTATTCGTCCCAGGTGGGAGGGCGGCCGAGCAGGTCGAGCGTCAGTTGCCGCAGATGTCTTTCGGGGCGGACCTTCGCGACGGGCGCGCAGACAGCGGCCTCATCGGCGGAGGCTGGCAGAGCCAGGAACAATGCGGCGCCGGCCAGGATGGCAAGGCAACGCTCGCGGAGCACGGGGAACCTCCGTGGAGGGGGAGTCGGGGGCGACTGTCACCTAGTATGCAAGGATTACAGATAAGAGATCCAGTCGGCCTAACAGATTCGTTCATCCGACATGTCGGCACAAAACCGTGACACACGCGGGTGCAGGTTGAATCTGTCGACGGGGCGCGAGACATAGGGCGCATGTCGAACGCCAGCTCCGCTCCGCTTCCGCCCCGGGTGAGTGACCGGGCCTTCTATGTCTTCACCGGCGTCGTGTCCGTGGCGGCCCTGGCGTTCATCGGGTGGATTCTGATGGGCCGGCGCGGCGCCACCCTGGAGGGCGTGGACCTGCGCTTCCTGCCGGCGGTCAACGCGAGCCTCAACGCGACGGCGGCGGCGCTGCTCATCGCCGGGTGGGTGGCCATCAAGAAGGGTGCGCGCAGGGTGCACCAGTACCTGATGGTGTCCGCCTTCGCGGCGTCCGCGCTGTTCCTGGTGTGCTACCTCGCGTACCACTACGTACACGGCGACACGCGCTACGCGGGCGACTTCCGCGGGCTGTACCTGTGCATCCTGGCCAGCCACGTGCTGCTGTCCATGGGCGTGGTGCCGATGGCGCTCGCGGCCTTCTACTTCGTGTGGCGCAAGGACTTCACGCGGCACCGCAAGGTGACGCGGTGGCTGGCGCCCATCTGGGTGTACGTGTCGGTGACGGGCGTGGTGGTGTTCTTCATGCTGCGCGGCAGCGTGCCGTCCATGCCCTGAAGCTTGGGTCAGCCCAGGGCGCGCCGGAGCCAGTGCTCGAAGGCGTCGAAGGTGTCCTGGGCACCGCGCACCACGCGGTCCTCGAAGTGCGGCTCCGATGAATCCTCGGCCGCGCGCGTGAGCACCTCCGCGAAGCCGCGCCACTTCGGCCCCACGTCGTCGCCGTAGGCGCGGAAGAAGACGAAGTCGCCCGCCGGTGCCCCTTCGAAGTGGCGGCGCAGGTGGCGCAGGATGAGCTGACCTCCGAGCGTGGCCCCTTCCAGCACGTAGCAGCCCCCGAGCGCCTCGGGCAGCGACGGGAGCGACGGCGGCTCGGGACACCGGGGCAGCCGCGCGAGCGACGCCGCGTCATGGCCGAGCGCGCGCAGGTCCGCCTCCAACCACGGCCGCTTCAGGCGCTCGCGCAGGTGCAGCGCGGGCAGCGCCTCCGTGAGCACCGCGCCCAGGCGCTCCTCCACCGGCTGGTGGAAGCCGTACAGCGCCTCCAGGTGACGGCGGTAGCCGTCGAGCGTCAGCCCTGGCTCCAACAGGCGCACCGCGGCCTCGGCGCGCTCGTGATGGGGGCGGGTCTCCGTCTTGAGTCGCTGCGGCAGGGACACAGAGGGGAAGATGCCGTCCTGGGCGCGCGGAGGGAACGACGAAATCCACGGGCGAGGGCCCGCCCGCACGGGCAGCGGCCAGGGGCACCTGTCAGGAACCTGGGGAGACGGGCGACCGGGGCGCCATGCGAATCCAGACGCTTCATCCGACGCCGTGTCAAAGCTGGCCCTATCAATCCGCCGCGCCCCGGGGAGGCTCCGAGACGGTGTTCTTCCCGTTGCTGCGGGGCACCGTGGACGTGCTGCCCGACGATGTCTCGGCGCTCCTCGTGCTCTCCGACCTCCAGGGCGTCGCGCCCCACGCGCTGCACGACGGCGCGGTGGCGCTGCTCGGCGAGGTGCTCGCCGACGAGCTGGCGCTCCTGGGGGAATTGGGCGAGCTGCCGCACCCGAGCACCGTCGGCGTGGTGCTGGCCGGGGACCTCTTCTCCGAACCGGGAGCGAACGTGCGCGGGGCCTCCGGCGACGTGCGCTCGGTGTGGCTCGCCTTCGCCTCCCACTTCCGCTGGGTGGTGGGCGTGGCCGGCAACCACGACACCTTCGGCGGCGCGCGTGAACAGACGCGCTTCCAGCAGCGCCCCGGGGTGAACCTGCTCGACGGTGAGGTGGTGGAGCTGGACGGACTGAAGGTGGGCGGCGTGGGCGGCATCATCGGCCACGCGGGCAAGCCGGGCCGCCGCGAGGAGTCCCAGTATCTGGGTCACCTCGTCGACGTGCTGCGCGCGGGGCCGGAGGTCCTGGTGCTGCATCAGGGGCCGGACGTCGAGGGCACGCGCCTGCGCGGCAGCCCCATCATCCGCGAGGCCGTCGAGATGGCCCCGGGCTCGCTGGTCATCTGTGGCCACGCCCACTGGGACGAGCCGCTCGCCACGCTGCCCAGCGGCACGCAGGTCCTCAACGTGGACAGCCGGGCGGTGCTGCTCGAGCGCGCGGCGGCGAAGGGCTGACGCCGCTCCTCCGCCGCCTCATGACGTCAGCGGCAGAAGCCGTCGGAGCGGCAGGTGGCCGGGGGCGCGCAGCTGAGGCCCGTCCCGAGGCAGCTCGGCTGACACGCGCCGATGCCGGTGCCGTCGTTGTAGCAGCGGTACTGCGAGCGGCAGTCCCCCTGCCCCGTGCCAATCTCCCTCGAGCAGTTGTCCAGGCAGCTCTTCAGGCCCGTCAACGAGTTCACGAGGTAGCACTTCGACCCCGCGGGACAGGCCTGCGCGTTGCACTGGAGCGTGCAGTAGCCGCCGGGGAAGTTCGTGTTGCACAGGCCCTCGCCGCACTCCGCGTCGAACGAGCACGGCGCGCCCACCTGGAGCGACGGGTCATCGTCGATGGGCGCGAGCGGGAGCAGCGCGAAGTCGATGTTGCGCGTCGTCGAGCGGGCCGTCACGTCGATGGACTCCAGCGAATCGACGTTGCGCCAGAAGCCGGTGAGCTCACCGTCCTCGAAGAGGTTGCCGTCGTCGTCCTCGTCGATGGTCGCCAGCGTGTAGTACGTCCGAGGCACCAGCGAGATGGAGTACGCATAGCCCCGCGCGGCGGAGACGGTGATGAGCGAGTCGCGGTTCGTATCCCACTCGCCGGTGAGGTCGTCCTGCCAGAGGAACGCGATGATGGCGTCGCGGCCCGCGGCGGCCCCCACCGAGATTTTCAACGCCACCGAGGCCGCGCCCGCCGCGCCCGAGCCCGCCAGGTTCAGCGTGGCCAGGTAGTCCCCATCCGCCAGCCCCGAGGTGTTCACCGCCACGTCGAACGACGTCGAGCCGAACGCCGGCACCGTCTTCGTAGTGCCTCCGGGGAACGACACCGTCGCGCGGGCCGCGCCGTCGACGGAGGCCGTCACCACCAGCTCGCCCCCCTGACGTCCGCCGATGTTGCTCAGGGTGAGGTGCTGCGTCTCCGTCCCCTGGAAGAACAGCGTGGAGGTGGACACGCTCAGCTTCGGCGGCTCATTGTCCGGGTTCGTATTGGCGACACGCTGGAGCGCCGCCTGCGCGTTGACCAGGCCCGCGCCGCAGCCCCCGGGACACTGCGCGCCGGTGACGGGCGTGGCGGTGGCCCTCAGGATGCTCTCCGCCTGCACGGGCGTGAGC
This genomic interval from Myxococcus guangdongensis contains the following:
- a CDS encoding DUF420 domain-containing protein; amino-acid sequence: MSNASSAPLPPRVSDRAFYVFTGVVSVAALAFIGWILMGRRGATLEGVDLRFLPAVNASLNATAAALLIAGWVAIKKGARRVHQYLMVSAFAASALFLVCYLAYHYVHGDTRYAGDFRGLYLCILASHVLLSMGVVPMALAAFYFVWRKDFTRHRKVTRWLAPIWVYVSVTGVVVFFMLRGSVPSMP
- a CDS encoding metallophosphoesterase family protein, with amino-acid sequence MRIQTLHPTPCQSWPYQSAAPRGGSETVFFPLLRGTVDVLPDDVSALLVLSDLQGVAPHALHDGAVALLGEVLADELALLGELGELPHPSTVGVVLAGDLFSEPGANVRGASGDVRSVWLAFASHFRWVVGVAGNHDTFGGAREQTRFQQRPGVNLLDGEVVELDGLKVGGVGGIIGHAGKPGRREESQYLGHLVDVLRAGPEVLVLHQGPDVEGTRLRGSPIIREAVEMAPGSLVICGHAHWDEPLATLPSGTQVLNVDSRAVLLERAAAKG
- a CDS encoding biliverdin-producing heme oxygenase, which encodes MRAGPRPWISSFPPRAQDGIFPSVSLPQRLKTETRPHHERAEAAVRLLEPGLTLDGYRRHLEALYGFHQPVEERLGAVLTEALPALHLRERLKRPWLEADLRALGHDAASLARLPRCPEPPSLPSLPEALGGCYVLEGATLGGQLILRHLRRHFEGAPAGDFVFFRAYGDDVGPKWRGFAEVLTRAAEDSSEPHFEDRVVRGAQDTFDAFEHWLRRALG